The Streptomyces sp. NBC_01363 region TGAACGCCGGCGCACTCCAGAACGGCGCGCACCGGGCCACCGGCGATAACACCGGTACCGGGGGAAGCAGGCTTCAGCAGGACGACGCCCGCAGCCTTCTCGCCCTGGATCGGGTGAGGAATGGTGCCCTGGATGCGCGGAACCTTGAAGAAGTTCTTCTTGGCTTCTTCCACGCCCTTGGCGATGGCCGCGGGAACTTCCTTGGCCTTGCCGTAACCGACACCGACGGTGCCGTCACCATCGCCCACCACGACCAGCGCGGTGAAGCTGAAGCGACGACCACCCTTCACAACCTTGGCGACGCGGTTGATCGCGACAACGCGCTCAACGTACGCGGTCTTCTCGGCGGCAGCTGCGCCGCCGTCACGGCCCTTCCGGTCCCGCCGCTCGCCGCCACCGGCACCGCTTCCGCGGCGCTGGGGTCCAGCCATTGGATTTACCTCTCTCTGTTACGTCCGCTGTGCGTAGGAACCGGGCTCAGAACTTCAGACCGGCTTCACGGGCGGCGTCAGCCAGAGCGGCAATCCGCCCGGCGTACTGGTTACCACCGCGGTCAAACACGACGGCCTCGACGCCTGCGGCCTTGGCGCGCTCAGCGACCAGGGCGCCGACCTGCTTGGCCTGGGTGCTCTTGTCGCCCTCGCCACCACGGATGGAGACGTCCAGGGTCGACGCCGACGCGAGCGTGTGGCCCGCAATGTCGTCGATGACCTGAGCCACCATGTGGCGGTTG contains the following coding sequences:
- the rpsE gene encoding 30S ribosomal protein S5, coding for MAGPQRRGSGAGGGERRDRKGRDGGAAAAEKTAYVERVVAINRVAKVVKGGRRFSFTALVVVGDGDGTVGVGYGKAKEVPAAIAKGVEEAKKNFFKVPRIQGTIPHPIQGEKAAGVVLLKPASPGTGVIAGGPVRAVLECAGVHDILSKSLGSDNAINIVHATVAALKGLQRPEEIAARRGLPLEDVAPAALLRARAGAGA
- the rplR gene encoding 50S ribosomal protein L18 encodes the protein MAYGVKIAKGDAYKRAALKRRHIRVRKHISGSPERPRLVVTRSNRHMVAQVIDDIAGHTLASASTLDVSIRGGEGDKSTQAKQVGALVAERAKAAGVEAVVFDRGGNQYAGRIAALADAAREAGLKF